Part of the Candidatus Thorarchaeota archaeon genome, AGGAGGATCTTGCCGCACTCAGAGATGAGGTCAAGAACCGTGGGTAGGCAGCTAGCAACTGTCGGTCACTTGTCCGCAATCTCTTCAAGGTCGTCCAGAAAGGCAGTCATTACACTCTGAGTCACATGAGGCATTACTATCACTCGTATTGACTGGGGGTTAGGCGATATTGCCATCCTCCATCCCCTTGTCTCCATCTCATCAACAACCTTGTCAATGGGCCTCTTCTTCACCTGAATCGCAAGGATGTTCATCAGAGGTCTGAGCGCGAGCTGGATTGATTGACTGCGCTCGATTCGTTCTGCACCGGTCATGGTCACCCTCATACACTCGGCGACCACTCTCCTGTAGCCCTCCCGTCCAAGGTGGCGCATCACTGCCCATGCTGCAATTATGCTCCCTGCCGGTCTCGTGCCGAGAATCGACCTCTGGAGAGAGCTCTCACCTCTCAGGTAGGGGACCTTGTAGGTGACTCGTTTCAGCTGGTCTGCATCGCGGAATAGGATGCATCCTGCGGGCACAGGCACGAGTCCCATCTTGTGCGGGTCTATGCTGATGCTGGTGACGCCTCTGACAGCAAAGTCGAACTGATACTCACCGAGCCCCAGGTCCCTCAGGAATGGTATGACAAAACCTCCAAAGGCGGCGTCGACGTGAAGTGGTAAAGAGTGGTCGGCTGCAATCCCTGCTATCTCTGGGATTGGATCGACTTGTCCGAGGTATGTGCTGCCAGCTGTCGCAAAGATGCCAACAGTGTCCTTCGTGATAGCTTCCATGACTGCCTCTGGGACTGCTCTAAACTCACGATCCACTCTGGTCTTGACCAACTTCACTCCGAGCAGCCAAGCTGCCTTGTCCACCGACGAGTGGATTGTTTCAGGGGCGATTACCACCGGTCTGGTGGTTCTGTCCTTTGCTGCTTCGCGGGCAGCCAGCATCGCAAGGACATTGGACTCTGTACCGCCCGATGTTGTGGTACCAACTGCCTCGTCCAGGTGCATCAGCTCCCCGAGCATGGAGAGCAGTTCTTTCTCTATCCGCTCTGAGCCCTTGAATGTGTGGAACCTTGCTGCGTTCTTTTCAATCGCCCTCATGAAGACTTCCACACCTATGTCATGTGGGGTCGTGGACATAGATGCCACAGGTCGTCCACTGCTGTAGGTACTGTCTGCCTGAAGAACACGGCCGAGCTCTTCCAAGACAAGTCCTCTTGGCTTTCCTCGTTCCTCGAACATGATCCGGGCTCCGTTGTTGCTGGACGTCACTGATGCGGAGACGAGGTGGAGTTAACAGTTGTGGATTGACCGAAGTAGCTGAGAAGGACTCTGTTGGAGAAGTCAGGCCGGGAGTCTGCAGAACGGTCATCGCCGAGCCTGACCCGTTCGAGCATGGACATCGAAAGGCAGTCCGTGCATTACTCTTGGTCCTGTGGTGAGAGCTTTAGACGACCTACTCAACAGGGCCATTGCTGCGGCTCTGTTGCGCAAGTGAAGTCCGAAGTTGCAGATGGGGTCCGGGAGGTCGAAGCCACTTATGCAACATAGTCCAAGAAACGGCAAAGCTAATAAGACTAGGGCCTCCGCTACTCTTTCCGGCCACCTAGCCATGGCCTCGGTGGTGTAATGGTAACATAGAGGACTGTGGATCCTCTGCAGCGGGTTCGATTCCCGCCCGGGGCCCCACTATCATTGTCATCTGGTTCTGCATCTCTGTTACTTGAATTACTGCCGCGACCTTGCCATCTGTACCGAAGTCGGGCAGTCACTGCTATGTGTTTCTTGGTGACTGTGTTTTCAGTCGAGGCTCCGTGGACAAGATCTTGGGACACTTGCGAAACCTCCCGCCTCTGGTTGTCTGACGAGTCTGCCGGGGCGGCTGCCAGACGGTACACAAGTCTTAAGGCCGTTCGACTCTAGTTCCTCACATGTCTAACATCACACTGGTATGCTATGGGACCCGCTACGGATCAACGGCGGAAGTTGCTGCTGAGATAGCGAAGACCATAGAGGAGTCGGGAGGCGCCGTTGAAGTTGTCGATCTGAAGAAGACGAAACCCTCTCGTCCTGTCAGTGAATACAGTCTTGTTGTTGTTGGCACTGGAATTCAGGCTGGCAAGTGGACCAAGGAGCCCGCAAAGTTCCTCAAGGACAACGCGGGGAGTCTGGCAGGCACAAAGGTTGCGCTCTTTGTGGTATGCGGCTATGCTGCCAATCCCGTGAAGTGTTCTGAAGCTCAGAGCGAGTACCTCGATAAGGTTGTGGCCAGCTATCCCTCCGTCAGTTTCATCAAGACCGGCCTCTTCGGTGGAGTCTTCGATTTTACAAAGTACAACATGGCGGTGAAGACCATAATCAAAATGATGGTCTGGCAACAGAGTGGCGCACAGCCCCCTGAGAAGATTGACTTTCGTGACTGGGACAAGATTCGTGAGTGGGCCCGTTCTCTCGTGTTGTCTTGACCTCTCCTTCAAGACAGACTGTCAACGCATCGAGTGGTGTCAAGTCCCGTGTATATGCGTCGCGCCATACGATGCTCTCATCGCCACTCCGTCATGTGCTCCCAGCTTATGGCCAGCTGCTCTAGACGGAATATGAACTGTCAGACGGCTATCTCTTGATTGCGCTGACGACACTCTGGGCGAGACGCACAAGGTTACACGAGTCCGCACATCTGTTCGCCATCAGACCGACCAGTGTCAAGGTCTCATGCAGCTGTAGAGTCGACCTTGCTAGGACATGCAGCGCGGTCAACAGCCAGGATTGGCACTCGCCACCTGCTCTCTGCATGCAAGCCAGAAGACACGATACGGAGAGAGCACTCCATTCCAGTTCAAGAATGTGGTCAATCGGCAATCTCATGACCTGGAAGATGAGCCATGCTGTTCTGTCGGTGTCCTCGAAGAGCGTTTTCACTGCGTTCAATACCTGTCCCCATGGAAACGGGGCGGGTTCTTCTAGGATCAGCTCCTCCGGGATTGAGTCGGGGCTCTGATACAATGCAGCAGCAGCCTCAACCAAGTGTCTCAGGGTGCTCTGCGCTATGCTCTCACTGGCACCCCTTGCGAGTCTGACCAGTCCCCGAAACAAGAACGCCTTGTACCTGACATTGTGCACCTCGGCCATCATGTCGAGAATGCTTGGCAATTCGTCTGCAGTCAATATGTGGAGGATGCTTCCAAGGACCTTCATCCTTGACTCGTCGTTTCTCACTCTCTTGATCAGTTCGAGGGAAGCTCTCGAGTCTCTTTCCGCTAGGGCTGTGGCCACGCACTCGACTGCCTTGAGATACATGTCGCGCTCCTTTATTCTGTCAATGAGCATCAGCGCCTTGGATGTGTCTCTGCTGGTCAGGAACTCGACAACCTTCAGCAGGGCCGCCGACTTGTAGTAGTCTTCCTTGATTGACTCACAGAGCTCGACTGCCTTGTCAGTGTCACGTTCGAGCATGAAGACAACGGCTCTGGTCATGAGAGCATACCTGTCCCGCTCATTCTTCATGCCTTGAGCTGCAGAAACGACTCTATAGAGTATCCGCGACGCGGCAGTTGGGTCCTTGCTGCGGACTGTATCGTACAGACCCATTAGCGCCAACACCCTTGTGTCTTGCTCTTGGATTGTCAGAGCCAGTTTCAGAGCGCGTTCTGTGTCACTGTACTTCATACTCTCCACGACCGCAAGCATGGCCTGACTGCGTGAAGGCTCTGAGCGTATCTGTTCTGCAATGAGCGCTGCTTGACTTGCACTGCCAGTTGCGACCATCGCTGCAAGCTGTGCCAAGGCCCTGTCTCTCAAGTCACCCTCCATCATCTCCAATGCCAGCCTTGTAGCATGCTCTGGATTGACCGAGCCCAGAACACGGACAAGTTCGAGCATTGCCCTGTCCTTTATGTCACGCCCATCCCGATCTGTGGTGTCGGTCAGACGGAGCACTTCTAGCGCTCTATTGATGTCGGTCGGTGCAAGACTCACTGCAATAGCTGCTCGTGCTGCGGTTTCGGCCCTCCCACCTATCTCTCTTGCTATCTCCAAGGCCTTCTCAAGGTCTTCCCGACTCAGCTTGGCAAGTACATCTGCAGTCACTTGCGTTCTC contains:
- the mfnA gene encoding tyrosine decarboxylase MfnA, with the translated sequence MFEERGKPRGLVLEELGRVLQADSTYSSGRPVASMSTTPHDIGVEVFMRAIEKNAARFHTFKGSERIEKELLSMLGELMHLDEAVGTTTSGGTESNVLAMLAAREAAKDRTTRPVVIAPETIHSSVDKAAWLLGVKLVKTRVDREFRAVPEAVMEAITKDTVGIFATAGSTYLGQVDPIPEIAGIAADHSLPLHVDAAFGGFVIPFLRDLGLGEYQFDFAVRGVTSISIDPHKMGLVPVPAGCILFRDADQLKRVTYKVPYLRGESSLQRSILGTRPAGSIIAAWAVMRHLGREGYRRVVAECMRVTMTGAERIERSQSIQLALRPLMNILAIQVKKRPIDKVVDEMETRGWRMAISPNPQSIRVIVMPHVTQSVMTAFLDDLEEIADK
- a CDS encoding flavodoxin domain-containing protein produces the protein MSNITLVCYGTRYGSTAEVAAEIAKTIEESGGAVEVVDLKKTKPSRPVSEYSLVVVGTGIQAGKWTKEPAKFLKDNAGSLAGTKVALFVVCGYAANPVKCSEAQSEYLDKVVASYPSVSFIKTGLFGGVFDFTKYNMAVKTIIKMMVWQQSGAQPPEKIDFRDWDKIREWARSLVLS